In the Novosphingobium sp. 9 genome, one interval contains:
- the glnA gene encoding type I glutamate--ammonia ligase: MATAKDVLKKIKDEEIEWVDLRFTDPKGKWQHLTMVSSVLGEDELEDGLMFDGSSIEGWKAINESDMILKPDLDAVYTDPFSATPMMILFCDIVEPSTGELYARDPRSTAKRAESFVKSAGFGDTVFVGPEAEFFMFDDVKFYDGYDGNGFKIDDIELPTNTAKEYEVGNLGHRPRAKGGYFPVAPVDSAVDIRAEMVSTMIEMGLPCDKHHHEVAAAQHELGLTFGKLVTTADRMQIYKYVVQMVAQAYGKTATFMPKPIMKDNGSGMHTHISIWNEGENTFAGNGYAGLSETCLYFIGGVIKHAKALNAFTNPTTNSYKRLVPGYEAPVLLAYSARNRSASCRIPYGAGTKAKRVEFRFPDAMANPYLCYASLLMAGLDGIKNKIHPGEAMDKNLYDLPPAELAEVPTVCGSLREALESLQADHAFLLEGGVFTEDQIEAYLELKWPEVLRWETTPSAVEFDMYYSA, encoded by the coding sequence ATGGCAACTGCAAAGGACGTCCTGAAGAAGATCAAGGACGAGGAGATCGAGTGGGTCGATCTTCGCTTCACCGACCCCAAGGGCAAGTGGCAGCACCTGACCATGGTTTCGAGCGTCCTGGGTGAGGACGAGCTCGAAGACGGCCTGATGTTCGACGGTTCGTCGATCGAAGGCTGGAAGGCCATCAACGAGTCGGACATGATCCTCAAGCCCGACCTCGATGCCGTTTACACCGATCCGTTCTCGGCCACGCCGATGATGATCCTGTTCTGCGACATCGTTGAGCCTTCGACCGGCGAGCTTTACGCCCGTGACCCGCGTTCGACCGCCAAGCGCGCCGAATCGTTCGTCAAGTCGGCCGGTTTCGGCGACACCGTGTTCGTCGGCCCCGAGGCCGAGTTCTTCATGTTCGATGACGTGAAGTTCTACGACGGCTACGACGGCAACGGCTTCAAGATCGACGACATCGAGCTGCCGACCAACACCGCCAAGGAATACGAAGTCGGCAACCTGGGCCACCGCCCGCGTGCCAAGGGCGGCTACTTCCCGGTCGCGCCGGTCGATTCGGCTGTCGATATCCGCGCCGAAATGGTCTCGACCATGATCGAGATGGGTCTGCCCTGCGACAAGCACCACCACGAAGTGGCGGCTGCCCAGCACGAGCTCGGCCTGACCTTCGGCAAGCTCGTCACCACCGCTGACCGCATGCAGATCTACAAGTACGTCGTGCAGATGGTCGCGCAGGCCTATGGCAAGACGGCAACGTTCATGCCCAAGCCGATCATGAAGGACAACGGCTCGGGTATGCACACGCATATCTCGATCTGGAACGAGGGCGAGAACACCTTCGCAGGCAACGGCTATGCCGGTCTGTCGGAGACCTGCCTGTACTTCATCGGCGGTGTCATCAAGCACGCCAAGGCCCTGAACGCCTTCACCAACCCGACCACCAACAGCTACAAGCGCCTGGTTCCGGGTTACGAAGCACCGGTTCTGCTCGCCTACTCGGCGCGCAACCGTTCGGCCTCGTGCCGCATCCCCTACGGTGCGGGCACCAAGGCAAAGCGCGTGGAATTCCGCTTCCCCGACGCGATGGCCAACCCCTACCTGTGCTATGCCTCGCTGCTGATGGCCGGCCTCGACGGCATCAAGAACAAGATCCACCCCGGCGAAGCCATGGACAAGAACCTCTACGACCTGCCCCCGGCAGAACTCGCCGAAGTTCCGACCGTGTGCGGCTCACTGCGTGAAGCTCTCGAATCGCTTCAGGCCGACCACGCGTTCCTTCTCGAAGGCGGCGTGTTCACCGAGGACCAGATCGAAGCCTACCTCGAACTCAAGTGGCCCGAAGTGCTGCGCTGGGAAACCACGCCGTCGGCTGTCGAGTTCGACATGTACTACAGCGCCTGA
- a CDS encoding P-II family nitrogen regulator: MKKIEAIIKPFKLDEVKEALHEVGVSGITVTEAKGFGRQKGHTELYRGAEYVVDFLPKVKLEVVVPDALADRVVEAIADAAQTGRIGDGKIFVTAIETAVRIRTGERDDDAL; the protein is encoded by the coding sequence GTGAAGAAGATCGAAGCCATCATCAAGCCGTTCAAGCTGGACGAGGTGAAGGAAGCCCTCCACGAAGTGGGCGTGTCGGGCATTACCGTCACCGAAGCCAAGGGGTTCGGCCGCCAGAAAGGCCACACCGAGCTTTACCGCGGCGCCGAATACGTCGTCGATTTCCTGCCCAAGGTGAAGCTTGAAGTCGTCGTTCCCGACGCTCTGGCCGACCGCGTGGTGGAAGCCATTGCCGACGCCGCCCAGACCGGGCGCATCGGCGACGGCAAGATCTTCGTCACCGCGATCGAGACCGCCGTGCGCATCCGCACCGGCGAACGGGACGACGACGCGCTCTAA
- the argC gene encoding N-acetyl-gamma-glutamyl-phosphate reductase, with the protein MTTHSVFIDGAAGTTGLEIAERLAGREEFALITLDEARRKDEAARAEAINDADFVILCLPDDAARDSVAMIRNDRTRVIDASSAHRTAIGWTYGFPEVIGHDLIAQSKRVSNPGCYPTGFIGLLAPLVSAGMLPREWPYVCHAVSGYSGGGKALIARFEEDTDIAYRAYGLAMGHKHVPEMQTHTGITIAPIFAPAVVPAHRGMLVEVPLHLEAMTNAATPDVLHAALVEAYRGSPVVSVSEERPSELLLRASMQPVDTLELSVFAAADGKQARLAARLDNLGKGASGAAVQNLNIMAGLPETAGLRLG; encoded by the coding sequence ATGACGACCCACAGCGTATTCATCGACGGTGCCGCGGGCACCACCGGCCTCGAAATCGCCGAGCGGCTTGCGGGCCGCGAGGAATTCGCGCTGATTACGCTGGACGAGGCCCGCCGCAAGGACGAGGCCGCCCGCGCCGAGGCGATCAACGACGCCGACTTCGTGATCCTGTGCCTGCCCGACGATGCCGCCCGCGATTCGGTGGCGATGATCCGCAACGATCGCACCCGCGTGATCGACGCCAGCTCCGCCCACCGCACTGCGATCGGCTGGACCTACGGCTTCCCCGAGGTGATCGGGCATGACCTGATCGCGCAATCCAAGCGCGTCAGCAATCCGGGCTGCTATCCCACCGGATTCATCGGGCTGCTGGCACCGCTGGTCTCGGCAGGCATGCTCCCGCGCGAATGGCCTTACGTGTGCCACGCGGTCTCGGGCTACTCGGGCGGCGGCAAGGCGCTGATCGCCCGGTTCGAGGAAGATACCGACATCGCCTATCGCGCCTATGGCCTGGCGATGGGCCACAAGCACGTGCCCGAAATGCAGACGCACACCGGCATCACCATCGCGCCGATCTTCGCGCCCGCCGTGGTGCCCGCGCACCGGGGCATGCTGGTCGAAGTGCCGCTGCATCTCGAAGCCATGACCAATGCCGCGACGCCCGACGTGCTGCACGCCGCACTGGTCGAAGCCTATCGCGGCAGCCCGGTCGTCTCGGTCAGCGAGGAGCGCCCGAGCGAACTGCTGCTGCGCGCCTCGATGCAGCCGGTCGATACGCTGGAACTCTCGGTCTTCGCCGCCGCCGATGGCAAGCAGGCGCGCCTCGCCGCCCGCCTCGACAATCTGGGCAAGGGTGCCAGCGGCGCTGCTGTCCAGAACCTCAATATCATGGCGGGCTTGCCCGAAACCGCAGGCCTGCGACTGGGCTGA
- a CDS encoding SH3 domain-containing protein — MATQDTQNRPYAIDGMLAMTGPSVSVEPGHLPVRGDLAHIRLAGRYFVPHYAVPMPHSARAGAVLRAAGHADGETICTLDEGATFEVLDIAGAWAWGQLGADGPVGYVALGELEVISA, encoded by the coding sequence TTGGCGACCCAGGATACCCAGAACCGCCCCTATGCGATCGACGGCATGCTTGCCATGACCGGCCCGAGCGTCTCGGTGGAGCCCGGCCATCTGCCGGTGCGCGGCGATCTGGCGCATATCCGCCTCGCCGGTCGCTACTTCGTGCCGCACTATGCCGTGCCGATGCCGCATAGCGCGCGCGCCGGTGCCGTGCTGCGCGCTGCCGGCCATGCGGATGGCGAGACCATATGCACGCTCGACGAAGGCGCCACTTTCGAGGTTCTCGACATCGCCGGAGCATGGGCCTGGGGCCAGCTGGGCGCAGACGGACCGGTCGGCTACGTAGCCCTTGGTGAACTGGAAGTAATTTCGGCATGA
- a CDS encoding leucyl aminopeptidase family protein — translation MSEKTPLIKPALIQPDRGQSATAIHLVDKAGLDAFVKARSGGQRAALEAQKFKAAPGSHAIVPDGEGWLVAAGVADAAAPGTWCLAKLAEVLPAGTYRCTGAEPGVAGIGWVLGQYAFDRYLSEPSEEGPRVLLTTAVAGIEATIAEAEAVELVRDLVNTPPEDMGPAQLEAEIEALGKAHRAEVKVVRGDVLERDYPMVHAVGRAAGRSHAPRLIELEWGDPAHPRLALVGKGVCFDSGGLDIKPSAGMLLMKKDMGGAAHAIALAKLVMTARLPVRLHLVVPAVENAISGNAFRPGDVLRSRAKISVEIGNTDAEGRLILGDALTRAGEAKPDLMLDFATLTGAARVALGPDLPALFARRDETAQALLDAGTAHDDPVWRLPLHDGYREMLKSDVADVNNAGSGGFAGAVTAALFMDRFVPEGIDWAHFDTFAWRPASKPGRPKGGEALALRAAWHMLKGRYGAK, via the coding sequence ATGAGCGAAAAGACCCCTTTGATAAAGCCCGCATTGATACAACCTGACCGCGGACAGAGCGCAACGGCGATCCACCTTGTGGACAAGGCCGGGCTCGACGCCTTCGTGAAGGCCCGCAGCGGCGGCCAGCGTGCCGCGCTGGAGGCGCAGAAGTTCAAGGCCGCGCCCGGCAGCCACGCGATCGTGCCCGATGGCGAAGGCTGGTTGGTGGCCGCAGGCGTGGCCGATGCCGCTGCGCCCGGCACCTGGTGCCTTGCGAAACTCGCCGAGGTTCTGCCCGCCGGAACCTATCGCTGCACTGGCGCAGAACCCGGCGTTGCAGGAATCGGCTGGGTGCTGGGGCAATACGCCTTCGACCGATACCTCAGCGAACCGTCCGAGGAAGGCCCGCGCGTTCTCCTGACCACTGCCGTCGCCGGGATCGAGGCGACCATCGCCGAGGCGGAAGCGGTCGAACTGGTGCGCGATCTCGTCAACACGCCGCCTGAGGACATGGGGCCTGCACAACTCGAAGCCGAGATCGAGGCGTTGGGCAAGGCACACCGCGCAGAGGTGAAGGTCGTGCGCGGCGACGTGCTGGAGCGCGACTATCCGATGGTCCATGCCGTCGGCCGCGCCGCAGGCCGCAGCCATGCCCCGCGCCTGATCGAACTGGAGTGGGGCGATCCGGCGCACCCGCGCCTCGCGCTCGTCGGCAAGGGCGTGTGCTTCGATTCGGGCGGGCTCGATATCAAGCCTTCGGCAGGTATGCTGCTGATGAAGAAGGACATGGGCGGCGCGGCGCATGCCATCGCACTGGCGAAGCTGGTGATGACCGCGCGCCTGCCGGTACGGCTGCATCTGGTGGTGCCCGCAGTCGAGAACGCGATCTCGGGCAACGCCTTCCGCCCCGGCGACGTGCTGCGCAGCCGCGCGAAAATCTCGGTCGAAATCGGCAATACCGATGCCGAAGGCCGCCTGATCCTGGGCGATGCACTGACCCGCGCGGGCGAGGCCAAGCCCGACCTCATGCTCGATTTCGCAACGCTGACCGGCGCCGCCCGCGTGGCGCTCGGCCCCGACCTGCCCGCGCTGTTCGCCCGCCGCGACGAAACCGCGCAAGCACTGCTCGATGCAGGCACCGCGCATGACGATCCGGTCTGGCGCCTGCCGCTGCACGATGGCTATCGCGAGATGCTGAAAAGCGACGTGGCGGATGTCAACAACGCCGGATCGGGCGGCTTCGCCGGCGCCGTCACCGCCGCGCTGTTCATGGACCGCTTCGTACCCGAAGGGATCGACTGGGCGCATTTCGATACGTTCGCCTGGCGCCCGGCCTCGAAGCCCGGTCGTCCCAAGGGCGGCGAGGCACTGGCCCTGCGCGCCGCATGGCACATGCTCAAGGGCCGCTACGGCGCGAAATAA
- a CDS encoding DUF3298 and DUF4163 domain-containing protein, translating into MLLPLLGLALCLGLAACDSSVKQAGENSDGSQSDSLTGVETPSAPDTPPMLGPAPDAPTDGASDAPGAGAGRSVQVQNDLYNFAYSYPDAAGALPGLKAMLDADLAQQQGKTRRLAQADRDASDKSAADQMAGSTNTPIPFHAGERQINWKVVADLPNWLSLSGQGYAYTGGAHGNSWFGEILWDKNTNQERKPMDLFTSPANFLNAINAPFCAALNRQRAAKRGGQANMGGTISEFTQCIDPTKETVIFGSSNGQAFDRVGILIPPYEAGPYSEGTYEVTLPVTPALMNALKPQYRASFSPAG; encoded by the coding sequence GTGCTTCTTCCGCTCCTCGGTCTGGCGCTGTGCCTTGGTCTTGCCGCCTGCGATTCCTCGGTGAAGCAGGCGGGCGAGAACAGCGACGGCAGCCAGTCCGATTCGCTGACCGGCGTGGAGACGCCCAGCGCGCCCGATACGCCGCCGATGCTCGGCCCTGCGCCCGATGCGCCGACCGATGGCGCCAGCGATGCACCGGGCGCCGGGGCAGGGCGCTCCGTGCAGGTGCAGAACGATCTGTACAACTTCGCCTACAGCTATCCCGATGCGGCAGGCGCGCTGCCCGGCCTGAAGGCGATGCTCGATGCCGATCTGGCCCAGCAGCAGGGCAAGACGCGCCGTCTGGCGCAGGCGGACCGGGATGCCTCGGACAAGTCGGCGGCGGATCAGATGGCAGGCAGCACGAACACGCCGATCCCGTTCCATGCGGGTGAACGGCAGATCAACTGGAAGGTCGTGGCGGACCTGCCGAACTGGCTGAGTCTTTCGGGGCAGGGCTATGCCTATACCGGCGGCGCGCACGGCAATTCGTGGTTCGGCGAAATCCTGTGGGACAAGAACACCAATCAGGAGCGCAAGCCGATGGACCTGTTCACATCGCCTGCGAATTTCCTGAATGCGATCAACGCCCCGTTCTGCGCGGCGCTGAACCGCCAGCGCGCGGCCAAGCGCGGCGGTCAGGCCAACATGGGCGGCACCATCAGCGAGTTCACGCAGTGCATCGACCCGACCAAGGAGACGGTGATCTTCGGTTCTTCCAACGGGCAGGCGTTCGACCGCGTGGGAATCCTGATCCCGCCTTACGAGGCCGGGCCGTACTCGGAAGGGACCTATGAAGTGACGCTGCCCGTCACGCCCGCGCTGATGAATGCGCTCAAGCCGCAATACCGGGCGAGCTTCTCGCCTGCTGGGTAA
- the aroD gene encoding type I 3-dehydroquinate dehydratase, translating into MLPLLSSAASAATAKAAPAPVQMKPVRIRDVEIGTGRTKTIVSLIEATPDAVLSRARLMGAMAEIDVVEYRIDFLDAALDPQAVAATMRPVADAIKGKPLVVTFRTKAEGGQKAITPAQYAAVYNAVLDSGAGDLIDIEAALMADPAVAALKTRVQGMGRKVIMSHHDFQTTPSTEVMVALLRRQQALGADICKIAVMPHDPGDVLRLLDATWTVRRDYGDRPLITMAMGGLGTVSRVAGEMFGSSLSFGALGDPSAPGQIKVSDLNETLTLLHGALGK; encoded by the coding sequence ATGCTTCCCCTGCTCTCCAGCGCGGCAAGCGCCGCCACCGCCAAGGCCGCTCCGGCTCCCGTCCAGATGAAGCCCGTGCGTATCCGCGACGTCGAGATCGGCACCGGCCGCACCAAGACCATCGTCTCGCTGATCGAGGCGACGCCCGATGCGGTGCTGTCCCGCGCCCGCCTGATGGGCGCCATGGCGGAGATCGACGTGGTGGAATACCGCATCGACTTCCTCGACGCCGCGCTCGATCCGCAGGCCGTGGCCGCCACGATGCGCCCGGTCGCCGATGCCATCAAGGGCAAGCCGCTGGTCGTCACCTTCCGCACCAAGGCCGAAGGCGGCCAGAAGGCCATCACCCCGGCCCAATACGCCGCCGTCTACAACGCCGTGCTCGACAGCGGCGCGGGCGACCTGATCGACATCGAGGCCGCGCTGATGGCCGATCCCGCCGTCGCCGCGCTCAAGACCCGCGTGCAGGGCATGGGCCGCAAGGTCATCATGTCGCACCACGATTTCCAGACCACGCCTTCGACCGAGGTCATGGTCGCGCTGCTGCGTCGCCAGCAGGCGCTGGGCGCGGATATCTGCAAGATCGCGGTGATGCCGCACGATCCGGGCGACGTGCTGCGCCTGCTCGACGCGACGTGGACCGTGCGCCGCGATTATGGCGATCGCCCGCTGATCACCATGGCGATGGGCGGCCTTGGCACCGTGTCGCGCGTGGCGGGCGAGATGTTCGGATCGTCGCTGAGCTTCGGCGCGCTGGGCGATCCTTCGGCACCCGGCCAGATCAAGGTCTCGGACCTCAACGAAACGCTCACGCTGCTGCACGGCGCGCTGGGCAAGTAA
- the tcuC gene encoding tricarballylate/proton symporter TcuC, producing the protein MSEQQRAQGATAGDVFRIASGNFLEMYDFMVFGYFAAAIGQAYFPSGDNASALLKSLATFGAGFLMRPLGAIVLGGFTDRHGRRAGLLLTLALMSVGIVTLTFTPAYATIGVLAPVLVLFGRLIQGFSAGAELGNVSVYLAEIAPPQHKGFFVSWQSASQQVAVVFAAVVGVALSRMLGPDQLAAWGWRVPLGLGCLLVPLLFLLRRHLKESDEFENRPPPASLGTVLGHLWKSRGIVLTGLGMVMMTTVSFYMITAYTPTFGKLLHLPEEANLWVTAGVGASNLIWLPLMGALSDRIGRKPILLACTVLMLLTAYPAMIWLATEPSVVRLIAVELWLSALYASYNSAMVVYLTEIVPAEVRASGFSLAYSLATAVGGFTPFLVTWAIGATHNRAIPGVWLSVIALVSLIAVLAAGRQRRSA; encoded by the coding sequence GTGTCCGAGCAGCAACGCGCACAGGGTGCGACCGCAGGCGACGTGTTCCGTATCGCCAGCGGCAACTTCCTCGAAATGTACGATTTCATGGTGTTCGGCTATTTCGCCGCCGCCATCGGGCAGGCCTATTTCCCGAGCGGAGACAATGCCAGCGCGCTGCTGAAATCGCTGGCGACGTTCGGTGCCGGGTTCCTGATGCGTCCGCTGGGCGCCATCGTGCTGGGCGGGTTCACCGATCGCCATGGTCGCCGGGCAGGTCTGTTGCTGACGCTGGCGCTGATGAGCGTGGGCATCGTGACGCTCACCTTCACGCCCGCCTACGCCACCATCGGCGTGCTGGCGCCGGTGCTGGTGCTGTTCGGACGCCTGATCCAGGGCTTCTCGGCAGGCGCGGAACTGGGCAACGTCTCGGTCTATCTCGCCGAAATCGCGCCGCCGCAGCATAAGGGCTTTTTCGTGTCTTGGCAGTCCGCCTCGCAGCAGGTGGCGGTGGTGTTCGCGGCTGTCGTCGGTGTGGCACTGTCGCGCATGTTGGGCCCCGACCAGCTTGCGGCCTGGGGCTGGCGCGTGCCGCTGGGCCTAGGATGTCTGCTGGTGCCGTTGCTGTTCCTGCTGCGTCGCCATCTGAAGGAAAGCGACGAGTTCGAGAACCGGCCGCCGCCCGCCAGCCTCGGCACTGTGCTGGGGCACTTGTGGAAGTCCAGGGGCATCGTGCTGACGGGCCTTGGCATGGTGATGATGACCACCGTCAGCTTCTACATGATCACCGCCTACACCCCCACCTTCGGCAAGCTGCTGCATCTGCCCGAGGAGGCGAACCTGTGGGTGACGGCGGGCGTCGGTGCCTCGAACCTGATCTGGCTGCCGCTGATGGGCGCACTGTCCGACCGGATCGGGCGTAAGCCGATCCTGCTCGCCTGCACTGTGCTGATGTTGCTGACGGCCTATCCGGCGATGATCTGGCTGGCGACGGAGCCCAGCGTGGTGCGGCTGATCGCGGTCGAACTGTGGCTCTCGGCGCTCTATGCCAGCTACAACTCGGCGATGGTCGTCTACCTGACCGAGATCGTACCCGCCGAGGTTCGCGCCTCGGGCTTCAGCCTCGCCTACAGTCTGGCGACGGCGGTGGGCGGGTTCACCCCATTCCTGGTGACATGGGCGATCGGCGCGACGCATAACCGCGCCATTCCCGGCGTGTGGCTCAGCGTCATTGCGTTGGTGAGCCTGATCGCCGTGCTGGCAGCGGGACGGCAACGCCGGAGCGCTTGA
- the map gene encoding type I methionyl aminopeptidase — MTEYQTVEPGDTLLRDGTIKLHGPDGFAGMRKAGALAAAILDEIAPLIQPGVTTASIDDKVREMTLDAGAVPATMGYRGYAHSCCISINHVVCHGIPSEKTFKSGDIVNVDVTPLVDGWHGDTSRMYLVGDVPLKARKLVDVTYECLMIGVNMARPGIRLGDISAAIQEHAEANRYGVVRDFCGHGVGRLFHDAPEVVHAGRPGTGPELREGMFFTIEPMINLGKPAVKMLNDGWTAVTRDKSLSAQFEHSIGITADGVEIFTQSAKGWHQPPYV; from the coding sequence ATGACCGAATATCAGACAGTCGAGCCGGGCGACACGCTGCTGCGTGACGGGACCATCAAGCTGCACGGGCCGGACGGCTTTGCGGGCATGCGCAAGGCAGGCGCGCTCGCCGCCGCGATCCTCGACGAGATCGCGCCGCTGATCCAGCCGGGTGTCACCACCGCCTCGATCGACGACAAGGTGCGCGAGATGACGCTCGATGCCGGCGCGGTGCCGGCAACGATGGGCTATCGCGGCTATGCGCACTCGTGCTGCATCTCGATCAACCATGTCGTGTGCCACGGCATTCCCTCGGAAAAGACCTTCAAGAGCGGCGATATCGTCAATGTCGACGTGACCCCGCTGGTCGATGGCTGGCACGGCGATACCAGCCGCATGTATCTTGTCGGCGATGTGCCGCTCAAGGCGCGCAAGCTGGTCGATGTGACTTACGAGTGCCTGATGATCGGCGTGAACATGGCGCGTCCGGGCATCCGTCTGGGCGATATCAGCGCGGCGATCCAGGAGCATGCCGAGGCGAACCGCTACGGCGTGGTGCGCGACTTCTGCGGCCATGGCGTCGGTCGCCTGTTCCACGATGCGCCCGAGGTCGTCCACGCCGGGCGCCCCGGCACCGGCCCGGAACTGCGCGAAGGCATGTTCTTCACCATCGAGCCGATGATCAACCTCGGCAAGCCCGCCGTGAAGATGCTCAATGACGGCTGGACGGCAGTGACGCGCGACAAGTCGCTCTCGGCCCAGTTCGAGCATTCGATCGGCATCACGGCGGACGGCGTGGAAATCTTCACCCAGAGCGCCAAGGGCTGGCACCAGCCGCCTTACGTCTGA
- a CDS encoding glutathione S-transferase family protein has translation MILVHHLENSRSQRVLWLLEELGLPYEVRRYARDKKTMLAPPELRRIHPLGKSPVIEDNQTGLTLAETGAIVEYLVEKAGGRFGPPVDDDGARRYRFFLHYAEGSVMPVLLLKLVLSRIPIMGKVALRRVAPIITVHLDYIESELAQRPWFAGDSISAADVMMSFPVEAARSRAGMDAAHYPHAAAWLASIHARPAYQRALEVGGRYAYA, from the coding sequence ATGATCCTTGTCCACCATCTGGAAAACTCGCGCTCGCAGCGTGTGCTGTGGCTGCTGGAGGAACTGGGGCTGCCTTACGAGGTGCGCCGCTATGCTCGGGACAAGAAGACCATGCTCGCCCCGCCCGAGTTGCGGCGTATCCATCCGCTGGGCAAGTCCCCGGTAATCGAGGACAACCAGACCGGCCTGACGCTGGCCGAGACCGGGGCCATCGTCGAATATCTCGTGGAGAAGGCGGGTGGCCGGTTCGGCCCGCCTGTCGACGATGACGGCGCACGGCGCTATCGCTTCTTCCTGCACTATGCCGAAGGATCGGTGATGCCGGTGCTGCTGCTCAAGCTGGTGCTCAGCCGCATCCCGATCATGGGCAAGGTCGCGCTCAGGCGCGTGGCGCCAATAATTACGGTGCATCTGGACTATATCGAAAGCGAACTGGCGCAGCGGCCCTGGTTCGCCGGAGACAGCATCAGCGCCGCGGATGTGATGATGAGCTTTCCGGTGGAGGCCGCCCGGTCACGCGCGGGGATGGACGCAGCGCACTATCCCCATGCCGCAGCCTGGCTGGCGAGCATTCACGCGCGGCCCGCGTATCAGCGCGCGCTCGAAGTGGGCGGGCGCTATGCTTATGCGTGA